One part of the Malus sylvestris chromosome 2, drMalSylv7.2, whole genome shotgun sequence genome encodes these proteins:
- the LOC126584738 gene encoding uncharacterized protein LOC126584738 has translation MARKRRNEYSFLQYRSNMGIFAEAYKKFQNHIKPIHLELMERTPFWGLFKTYREGIATDDAWKNDYDVIDIIETYNKNLKCFDIGGKRLTITAADIAAIFGLPDGGKTIEHGTRLSGSRMKFIKRNFGNLERLTKTAVESRMIEACKGGSKYDPKDFVRLVCIYFCVTLLFCNTNTIISWKLVSYCEDVNKMKEYAWSNATADFLDKSLAKKSNYVTGCVAALLYWLCEKTQIISPIHGRENMTPRFIRWNLAALHEFLDEVDLRTMEPYEESSEDVNAIPETSEYVTTHRLHTSNNLVLSSRHPTTKSAAVITPITYQKTRNSITTEWVAMGSNGNERVCVEVTPNHTSENKALGSMRSSISSKIGPSDFPNWTLIPSQSFDNNASEAAQPLIMVTNMENLQRENEKLKMELSKLNIRCEVAEVTADLLSESVNIAESSLEKLQTEKKCT, from the exons TTCATTCCTACAATATAGGTCTAACATGGGGATTTTTGCAGAAGcctacaaaaaatttcaaaatcataTCAAACCTATCCACCTAGAGCTTATGGAGAGGACACCATTTTGGGGTTTGTTCAAGACATACAGAGAAGGCATTGCAACAGATGATGCATGGAAGAACGACTACGATGTTATTGATATAATAGAGACATATAATAAGAATCTTAAATGCTTTGATATAGGTGGTAAGCGCTTGACGATAACAGCTGCAGATATTGCTGCCATTTTTGGATTACCTGATGGAGGCAAAACAATTGAGCATGGGACACGATTGTCAGGATCTAGGAtgaaattcattaaaagaaatttTGGCAACCTTGAAAGGTTGACCAAGACTGCTGTGGAAAGTAGGATGATTGAAGCTTGCAAAGGTGGCTCCAAATATGATCCTAAAGACTTTGTTCGTCTCGTGTGTATCTACTTTTGCGTAACTCTCCTATTCTGCAACACAAACACCATAATATCTTGGAAACTTGTGAGTTACTGTGAAGATGTAAACAAAATGAAGGAATATGCATGGTCCAATGCAACTGCAGATTTCTTGGATAAATCTCTCGCAAAGAAGAGCAACTATGTAACTGGTTGTGTTGCAGCTCTACTT tattggTTATGTGAGAAAACCCAAATCATTAGCCCAATTCATGGAAGGGAAAACATGACCCCGAGGTTCATTCGTTGGAATTTGGCAGCACTACATGAGTTCTTGGATGAGGTTGACCTACGAACAATGGAG CCATATGAAGAATCAAGTGAAGATGTAAATGCAATACCAGAGACATCGGAATATGTAACAACACACCGACTTCACACCTCGAACAATTTGGTACTCAGTTCAAGGCATCCCACAACAAAATCAGCAGCTGTCATCACACCAATCACGTACCAGAAGACAAGAAATAGTATCACCACTGAATGGGTTGCAATGGGCAGTAATGGGAATGAAAGAGTCTGTGTTGAAGTCACACCAAATCATACATCTGAGAACAAAGCACTTGGTAGCATGAGAAGTTCTATATCAAGCAAGATAGGTCCAAGTGATTTCCCCAATTGGACATTAATACCATCCCAAAGTTTTGACAACAATGCAAGTGAGGCAGCCCAACCTTTGATAATGGTCACCAACATGGAGAATTTGCAAAGGGAGAATGAAAAACTGAAAATGGAGTTGTCCAAATTGAATATCAGGTGTGAGGTTGCTGAAGTAACTGCTGATTTACTGTCCGAATCAGTCAACATTGCTGAAAGTTCCCTTGAAAAGTtacaaactgaaaaaaaatgtactTGA